The following coding sequences lie in one Arachis ipaensis cultivar K30076 chromosome B05, Araip1.1, whole genome shotgun sequence genomic window:
- the LOC110262852 gene encoding uncharacterized protein LOC110262852, whose amino-acid sequence MKKTRGPTQCLKIHARQLEDREEITLDIEGETIGPTDEAVNNLSKFLGTVARNSDFCPLIYINWKGVKDKEAIWEYVQAKFIIPTEGKRIVLARINDNWRRYKTTIKQNHFLPYKCVNEMLKNCPKSIPESHFHKLIAYWRTEKLR is encoded by the exons ATGAAGAAAACACGAGGTCCTACACAATGCTTGAAGATTCATGCAAGACAGTTGGAAGATAGAGAAGAAATTACTCTAGATATTGAAGGAGAGACAATTGGTCCTACTGATGAAGCTGTAAATAACTTGAGCAAATTTTTGGGCACAGTGGCAAGGAATTCAGATTTTTGTCCATTAATTTACATAAATTGGAAGGGGGTTAAAGATAAAGAAGCCATTTGGGAATATGTTCAA GCTAAGTTCATTATTCCAACTGAAGGAAAGAGGATAGTCCTTGCTCGTATCAATGACAACTGGAGACGGTATAAGACCACAATCAAGCAAAATCATTTTCTGCCATACAAATGTGTTAATGAAATGCTGAAAAATTGTCCTAAAAGCATACCTGAGAGTCATTTTCACAAGTTGATTGCTTATTGGAGAACTGAGAAGTTAAGGTAA